The genomic interval ACGATCCCCGGCCATGGCATGAGGAACAACAAATATGTTCATCACAACCTGGTCCAAGAAAGTTTATCCAACCTTGCAAGTTATTAGTCATTAGAAGATTGCAAAAAAGGCTCAGGATTAAAGAATGGGAGCTAAAGCGTGTCACTAAAGGCCATTACGAAAGAACCAGGTACCAAGCTCCCTAACCTATCTGAAGACACATCAACATGCTCGTACTGGTAGCATGGTTCTTAATCCCAATGTGTTTCTCAATTCACTGGCACCGCccctctttcttcttgtcaTTTGGAACAACTTTCATTCATCAAGGTGTAGAATGTCCAAAGAAgggaatatttcattttacagTTTTGAATAGTCAGAGTGTCGAAAGTACAAAAGTCCGGTGACTGCTTTGCTCGGGTATCTCAGTTAGAACGAGGCGCGTCTCTAGTTTTTATATCTCAgcggaaaaaatgcaaaaaatctCCCGCTTGTTTATAAGTTGTTTGTCTGGCTTCTAAAAAGCCAAGCCAGATGATGCACCTACATACGGTCgaactttgaacaaaacattCTTCCATCTTTTAGTGAAACGCAAACACATTCATCCATAGCGCAAGGCAAAGTTTAATCATAAATGCTATTCAACTTGCCAATCATTGTTTCTTGGAAGACCAACATCCGGTATCTTGCATTTCTCCAACCCTGGCATCAACCTAAAGCGCCAAATGAGCGAAGCTTAGGTTTCTCCTCTAGGAACTGGTCATGCCAAGGATACATGACGATGGTCTCGAAGTCCGTAAAATTGCAACAATCGTACAAAAGTCTTAACATCTACTATACATACTACTTGATATACTTTCAAAGTTCCGGTGGTGACGGTTAAGTGTTCATGGATTTTGAAGTGGTAACTGTAGGAACTTAATATCTGAAGGGTTCCTTTAGACAGCCAGGTAAATGAGGATTTGTCAGGAGTCTTCAATGACAATTGTAAAATGTCGAACTGTGGAcgaaaaaagatcatttttccctCTAGAGCAGATATTGAAGTTCggatttcaattcaatgcctGGTTATTGGCTACTGCAAAAGCAAAGGATATTTGAAGGGTAAGTGTTTCAGAACACTTGAGGCGTCTCAGCTCTCAATACGTGAGATTCTATCAACTTTCACGATCAATTGTTCAACTTGACGACTAATAATTTGCATGCATTTCCCATCATGCATTCAGGTAAAAAGCCGGTACTGCAAGCTCAAGAGCCAAGTGTGTAATCATTTAATTGTTCAAATTATACGCCGCACATTAAAGCTACAAAACCATGTCAATACTTGAAAAGCAACGTTTGCAAAATGGTTTGGGTTTGATTGGGCAGCCATGTGTGCTGGTCTATTGTATTGTTGGATGAGAATGCTTGGTCGCTTTTGTGGGATCCAACGAGTTCCTCAATTTTGCTAGGGATCCATGGGTTCATTTCACAATGGGAATCCCTGTCCTGATAATGTGTAATGGTTGCAGTCTTGCATAGAGCGGTAACAAGGATGAAGAATTTACACGAGGTCTCATTCAAACGTTTCTGAAAGCTCGCATCCAAGATCCAAACATAAATTTGCTCCCACTATCTTGGACGCAACCGTTTCAGTTATAATCCATAATCcttttgttgttccatttgacCACCTGAAAAGTCCATAAGCCTATTGCTTTTTCGATGAGGCAAGTCCAATCCACAGAAACTCGAGAAGAGGCGACCTAACTTGGCACATTGTATCGCATATTGTATTGTAAAAAGCTCGACTTCGCTGCGTTTTTCAGTTACGTCGCAACTCCCAAAACGGTAAAATGTTTGTCCCATTTTAACCTGCTTTACACGTCCACAATGTTGAACCCACCCCACCTCaccccaaataaaaaaaatacttgttaCTAAACCAAATATCTAATCCATACTAATTTGATAGTTTTAGAAACAGGCAAAGTAGGAAAATGTTTGATATCAGGATTGATGGTCATAGATACGGTTGAGcccatttgaaaaaggttcaccagaaataaaatcaaagatggtGTAGCGTAAGTAATAAACCGGCTCAATAGATTTGGATTGTTAACCTCAATCAGGTTGACTCAATAAAGTCAGTCTGAAGTTTTGCATTTGTTAAAAAAGGacctttgccattttctttcaaatacttCAACTTACACCTATGAACACCAGTGATTCCCGTAAATTTCGGCGTTCCTTTTGTTATTATCTCTATCTACCACTTCAAAGCGTTGTCTAAATTCTTCTTCAGATATAGAACGAGCACAATGAACTCTTTGTGTCAAAAAGGCCGTGACACCACATGAATCAAAAAGCCCTCCTCTTTCTGATTAGTAAATGTGAATATCTAAACCTATTTGGCATTCACCTCTCTGAGAATGTAATTGCCCCGTGAATCGAAGTTGGAAGTTTTTATTGGAGTCTGGGGACGGTGTAAATCTCAGATCACGTGCAgctacttcttcttctacttcttcttcttcttcttcttcttcttcttcttcttcttcttcttcttcttcttccacggACATAAGGGAACACATATGTGATGTGAGTGTAGATGAACAGGAATCCAACAGAccatgtgtacgtacgtacaaacGGACGGACGCATGTACACACTACATACAATGGGGAACCAAGAACAGACTTGAGCTCCTAAACCAGTTGAGGGAATACCAGCGCTTTCAGTTGTCACACTAAAAAGGCCCAAACGCACTGTACTCAATCGACCTCGACCCAATGATTAGCAAATGGCGGGTAACAAAATGGGAATTAAAACGTCAATTCAACAAATGAATAGATCGAGGTAAACCGAGGCAATTCCAATTGACCCAAgaccaagtttgaaaaaggttgctgattgcaaaaatggcgggatttcaattgatttgtgACTTGCGATGTTTTTGAGATTGGAATCACATCGAGTATTATGTTATGGTTATTAGCTGTGTACTATATCAGATATTAGCTGACTCCTTTGGACGTTTCATGGTTGGGTCAGAATATCACAGGCTAGTTTTTGTGTTGCCTCTGACATTTATATCCCTCAAGCCGTGGCTTAGAGCTGATGACAAGGGCTAGTTAATCTCCGATATTGAAGAATCACATTGTTAGCAACTTGTACCCTAAATACTAACCTGATTGTCTTCTGTTGTTTGACGTGAGTTGATCAAAGATCTTAAAGCAGgattcttttgcttttgagcTTGTTAAAAAGTCTACATCCCTAAGTCACTAATTGGAACCCAACTGAACAAAGATTCATCCTTCTTAGTAGCTGAATTTGTGAAAACACATGGGAAGGCCAAGTCAAATTCATTATATCGTTAACAAAGgctgaaagatatttttcattcatggtgTTCTCGAAGGAATTAGTGAGGGATTCCTGCACAGTTGAAATTGCGCGTAATGCTACAAGGGTATGCAAACATGTCATCCTAGTGAAAACACATATTCAAGGCATTTTCTGTTGAACACAGGCACAACATATTGCCACTCTGAATTCAAGTTATCACTAACAACCGATACTTCAGATGCCTTTGACAGACACGTCAGCGGTAAAAAACCGTGCACTAAGTATTGTTGTAAACTATGGATCACTTAAATGATAGGTCTAGTTCATTAAGCAagtattttgatttcattttcattttccgaCCTTTAGGGACGTCGTAGTAAAGACAGCTCTCCAATGAGctgtttgtttttcaaattttcaagctAGAGGGTTTAAACGCAATTTTTAACTCTGAAACTCAAAAAGGGCCCAAACTCACCAGACGTAGAGAGTAGCTGTGTACAACTAATGATGTTATTGAAAGTCGAGAATCGTTTAGACCCAAAGATCTTGCATTTTCGATTTATTTACCAAAGACGCATGATATACTATGACGGAAGATATACCGATTCCGTCTGGCAAGGCTTCGGTTTTGGCAGCTTTGAAGCACCGCTGATCGATCTTCTTGGACCATGAATTATCTTTGGGTTTTGAACACGTACAAGTTCAAATTCTCCCATTTAATTGTACATCAAACATCCAATATGCTTAGAAATAGCGTTTGACTCCTtaagcatttttcttttgactttttgttatCTCCGTTCTTTTCCGCCTATTAATCTACTAGTGTATATGCCTACTTGCCTGTCGATCCTCATGTCTGGATGtctctttgtttctttgtctGCCAATTGTTTCCATGAATATGTCCATATGTATTTGTAACGCACTCCCAAAGAAACCAGATCTTTTTTTACCTGCCGCCGGATAATTTATGCCGCACTTATCCCAGATGATCTGTCTGAATATTATTACACCGTCCATGGGCGGGGGGAACGCCAAACGCCAAATCAACTATTCACCCACGAAGGCCAAGGAAAAGCAGCAAATACACAAATGATTTTGCCGACCGAGACAAGTAGTTTCTACTTTTTCGATCGAAAGAAcacctccccccccccaacaCCCGGAAACGGGCAAAAGGTTCAGGGCTTAGTGAGCTACCTCTTGAAGGACGGAAAAGTGATTGGGACGAATGGTGAGCTGGCTCGCATGCACCATGCACTTTGGTTGATCAGATTGGGAACGGATAAAACCGTCCTCCATCGTCGATTCCTTAGGCATTATGCATTTATGACTCACACTTAATCTCTGCCATTGTCGTTACTTTCAGATCCAGGAGGCCACACGAGGGCCAAAAACGATCGCTGCGGATAATACAGTCAGCTAGTCAGTCCTGACAaacagccaaccaaccaaccattgctGATTTCCGAGGCGGACCAGGTGAGGACGAGCCACTCGAGGAGCGAAGGCTTCCCCGCGTCCTCCCATCAGCGCCGAGTAACAATCGTCGCTGGGTGGGACGGACCATGGAATGAAGGAGATCGATCTGTGCCATTTCCAATATTCCACTTCACCCTCACTTTCAAAGGCCTACGCCAGGCTTGTGCTTTGAGCCAACTGGCTGAAGACTGCCCTTGAGTGAACTCCACCCCTTTGGTCTTGATCATCCCCGATCCTCGTCCTGATTACCATCCATGGAATTGCTTGGAACCCATTGGTTGATGGGAACACACATTGAGATCATAGGCCCTCATCATTAGATTAAAGGAATGACTTCATGACCGCACACATCCATCGGAGACATAGGCCACGAATCCTGTTGtgaaaaaaaccattaatCAATGGTATTGTTCGCTCCGGATACAagagaaatcaaatgaatccGGATGGTGGCTGCTGATCCCACCATTGTCATTGTTCCTTAACCTAACATTACAACGACGGCAAAGAATTCCACTAGCATATACtgctcttcctcttcttttcgtCTTCAACCACTACCATTAACAGTACCTACTACGGCTACTACTGATGCTCGCGTATTTCCGCTCTTGACCGAATGTGAGATGGAGAAGATCCCTTTGGCTGATTGGACCGGTGTTTGAAGAGCTCTCCATTACAATTAGAGCCATGGATATGGCTTTTGCGGATGTGATGGAAGTCTTTGTGACTCCCATCACAGTTCTGATCGGCCTCCTAGGGAATGCCCTATCCATATGTGTGCtgaggaagaaagagattCAGTTGCGGGGAAGCTTCGCTCGAATTCTAATCGCATTGGCCGTATTTGATATTACGTTCATTGCCGCTTCGGGTGGAATGTTCTCACTGAGGTAAGATAAAGACTAGCCTCGAGAAGTCAGTCCATACACGAACCACACTTCGTATCCGAACTGAATGTCAAGCTCCCAAATGATGTCAGTTCAATTTTCTCGCTATTATTTGCGATCATTACAATTTACACTTTCAAATGGTATAAATGCAATACCAAGTCAATTACCAAGACTTGTGTTAGTGGTGGATGTAGACAAAAAACGCAACTTTCCACTCAGGTGGTGTCAAGAACTATTCATCGCCTGGCTGACCCGTTCGCTCAACTGACGAGTGCCAACATTATTGGTTCAATTGGAAATTGATGCCACAAGACACGGAATGGCTCCAACCAATTTAAACAGACATTCTCCATCACTCTTTTACGCTCTTTGTTCCATTCCATAAGCGAAGTGGTGCACGAGTGGAGCACAGCTAAGGAATGCTTAATTATTAACGAAAGAACATGGCACTTCTGGGAAGATGCGTTATTTCATGCTTGGCTGCAGCCGCTCCGCCTAATCGTAAGACTTCCAATGGCTTGATTTACCGGCAGAAAAGTTTTCAAGAAGGCCGCCAAATGAAGCATGAAAAAGATTGACAGCTGACGTGCCATTTTATTCTTTGCCTTGATTATTTAGATGAATGGATCGAGAGAGAGGGGTGAAAGTGGTGATCGAAAGCGAAAACGCCTGAATCTAGAATCAAGTTGGGCCCTTCATTCCCAATTGGGCGTTTGGGCTCTTGAGACCACCCAGATTTGGGATTTCAAGCTAAACTGGTCCGCTCGGCTACATTCAACTTGTCACATTTAGCATTGGAATGCACTTTTCTTGCCCACTTGGCTCTTCAATATCTGGCTTGAATGTgtacaaacacacacacacacacacacatgtacatgcatgcacacacacacacacacacacacacacacatacgtagATACACATACTTGAAGGGAGGTTGGCAAATAACTTTATCCAGCGCATTAGATTCCTCTCCCTGGCTTCATTGGAAGCAGACCCCTAGAGCACATCCTAGTGACATTTGGGTAGGTGCTGTCTAATTAAATTCCGCATGAGAAAGCATTCTCGTCGACATTTTTCACTCTCTACTCGATTATTATCGAAGTGCTCTTTCATCCATATCGCATTTGTGCATTCTATACGattcaatgatgatgatgatggtgatgatgatgatgatgatgatgctagTAGCTGCATGCACGCAACACCCTAATGTGCTATTTCATGCAACATGAATTGATCTGGGTTTGCTCTCTTGGTTTTCCAGGGCATTAAGTGATTACTACCGGATGCACATCTACCCCTACACGGTTCCCATCCTGTTGCCATTGGCTCAGATTTCCATGACGGCATCCGTGTACACCACCGTGGTCACGTGCTTTGACAGATACATTGCCATCTGCCGGCCGGCCTTATTGGGTTGCTGTGGACGGAGCGAGGAAAAGACCTCGTGGAGTCTCATCATTGGGACGGCCATCTTCTCAGTGTTCTACAATATCTCACGTTTCTTCGAGTACAGAGTCATGTGGGTCACGACCACCTATACAAACTTTGACAACTTCACCAATGAGTCCTTATTGGCCAATGTCACTGAATTGGCGGTCGTGCCCACCGAGTTGCGGGAAAATGTGAATTACATTCAGTATTACATTCTGTTGACCAACTTCATCTTTATGGGGATTTGTCCGATCATCGTGATGATCACGTTCAATGTGCTGGTTGTCAGAGCCGTTGAGGCGGCAAATCAGCGGCGGGCTCGGATGACCAAGCGACAGCAAAGAAACATCACCGTCACCTCCATGCTCGTGTCCGTTGTTCTAGTTTTCCTCATCTGTCACAGTGTCAAGCTTATTATCAATTGCTACGAAGTCTACCAACTGATCTCCATGAGCGGCTCATCCCCATCCTCTTCTCCGTCCGGGAACGAACTCTCGAAAGAGAACCAGGCTCACTCGAGgggaggagcaggagcaggagcaggagggACAACTGGCACAGGAGGAGGGGGGGAAGTGTCCTACTTTGAGCCTCTCAATAAGATGGAAAACGACACCCTGTACATGGATGACGAGATCGATGACGGAAGTCAAACCTGGCCATTGTGGGCGGATTACATGACGATAATCAGTCATTGGTTGCTCATCTTGAATTCCTCATGCAACATCGCCATCTACCTTCACAAGGATCCAAAGTTCAAAGCCGTGTTGAAAGACATGATgctcaacttgttcaaaatcCCGCACATCTCGTTGGCGGCCTGTGAAGAGGAGGAATCCCGCACGGGAGCCGTTAGACTTCAAGTATTTCGCCAGGGGGAGCAGAACCAAGCCATGGTCGAGCTTGAGGGATTcgaggacgatgatgacgaggacgacgatgatgatgatgatgatgatgatgatgatgatgggggCGAGGAGGAGTCCTTTCCGACGAAAGCCGATTCTTTCGACAATGGAAACCACAGCCCGGGCTATGGTCAAGTTCGCACCGCCTCCACCGGAACAATGACAAAGAACCAATGTCAGATCTTGATTACCACGCACACTTGAACCATCCCCCCATCCCCCATATTCGTTCTCGCTCAAGGTCCAAACCTATGATCTTTCGTCTCCAAGCAAGACAACATAACCATGAAATGAGTACCTCAATGAGTTGGtcgttcatttttgttggccaATAATGGAATATCCTCGTAGTGATCATTCTTTGTGACCGTTCTCGGTCCCACGTTTCATTCGCTTTGGACTTCGTTCTCTCATTTCATGTGTTTCCTCTGATGTACGAGTACAGTAGATCCTAGACGATTAGGCCAACCCGACAACTTTCATCCTGTTGCTCTTCTGGAATTCTGGAAGCAAGTCAACacgaaatgtttgaaaatgtcactAAATGAGAGATTTGTGCCATTTGTACGTGCTGTTAAGACAAGAGTATTTctattcatattttctttgttgagAATGCTTCCCACCAAAGTATCGGTCTAAAAAATAATATATCCGTTGCCCTGCGCGAGGATTCCGTTTTACAGGTAATCCAAAATATATCACAATTCCAAGGCAGCGTTTGTTTTTCCTTGGATGGTTGTACCGAGCAGTAATATACTATATTCTAACCAATCGTTCTCCAATCGATGTGCATTCGCAGTGTGTCCACGTTCTGCTGCGACTGACAAGCATATGAGTTACGCATCGTAGTACATCCATCCAAACTATCAAGCCGATCTGAGTTCTTTTCGACCTATCAATATCGTACGATGGAATGCTCTTAAACTCAGTCATCC from Tigriopus californicus strain San Diego chromosome 5, Tcal_SD_v2.1, whole genome shotgun sequence carries:
- the LOC131881097 gene encoding uncharacterized protein LOC131881097 — protein: MDMAFADVMEVFVTPITVLIGLLGNALSICVLRKKEIQLRGSFARILIALAVFDITFIAASGGMFSLRALSDYYRMHIYPYTVPILLPLAQISMTASVYTTVVTCFDRYIAICRPALLGCCGRSEEKTSWSLIIGTAIFSVFYNISRFFEYRVMWVTTTYTNFDNFTNESLLANVTELAVVPTELRENVNYIQYYILLTNFIFMGICPIIVMITFNVLVVRAVEAANQRRARMTKRQQRNITVTSMLVSVVLVFLICHSVKLIINCYEVYQLISMSGSSPSSSPSGNELSKENQAHSRGGAGAGAGGTTGTGGGGEVSYFEPLNKMENDTLYMDDEIDDGSQTWPLWADYMTIISHWLLILNSSCNIAIYLHKDPKFKAVLKDMMLNLFKIPHISLAACEEEESRTGAVRLQVFRQGEQNQAMVELEGFEDDDDEDDDDDDDDDDDDDGGEEESFPTKADSFDNGNHSPGYGQVRTASTGTMTKNQCQILITTHT